One region of Brachyspira hampsonii genomic DNA includes:
- the glyA gene encoding serine hydroxymethyltransferase, whose product MAVSNKKAAVKSSSKKVSKSAKKTVVDKKAASKKVSSVKKASKTAEKKVIAPKYYVSETPLKSADKEIFAAMKNEYKREVNGFELIASENIVSRAVMEAQGSIFTNKYAEGYPSKRYYGGCSEVDIVEDLARERAKKLFKAPFINVQPHSGSQANMGVYMAVLQPGDTCLGLSLDSGGHLTHGKNVNFSGKIYNFQHYNVSKDTMQIDYDELRDTAKKINPKLIVAGGSAYPRFIDFKKFREIADEVGALLMVDMAHIAGLVAAGVHPSPVPHAHFVTGTTHKTLRGPRGGYIISTEEDLAKKIDKTIFPGIQGGPLMHVIAAKAVCFKEALDPKFVKYQEQVIKNAESMANMFLAKGYELISGGTDTHLILVDVKKSKGITGQLAETILDKAHITINKNGIPYDTESPMVTSGIRLGTPAITTRGLKEKDVMELTQYIDEVLSNSNDEKMINAIAKKVAALCKRFPMYKFIADM is encoded by the coding sequence ATGGCTGTATCTAATAAAAAAGCAGCAGTTAAATCTTCATCAAAAAAGGTTTCTAAATCTGCTAAGAAAACAGTTGTTGACAAAAAAGCTGCATCTAAGAAAGTTTCTAGTGTAAAAAAAGCTTCAAAAACTGCAGAGAAAAAAGTAATTGCCCCTAAATATTATGTATCAGAAACTCCATTAAAAAGTGCTGATAAAGAAATATTTGCTGCAATGAAAAATGAGTATAAGAGAGAAGTTAATGGCTTTGAACTTATAGCTAGTGAAAATATAGTTTCACGTGCTGTTATGGAAGCACAAGGCTCTATATTCACAAACAAATATGCTGAAGGTTATCCGTCAAAAAGATATTACGGTGGATGCAGTGAGGTTGATATTGTAGAAGACTTAGCAAGAGAAAGAGCTAAAAAACTATTCAAAGCTCCTTTTATAAATGTACAGCCGCATTCCGGTTCTCAAGCAAATATGGGTGTTTATATGGCAGTTCTTCAGCCGGGAGATACTTGTTTAGGATTATCTCTTGATTCAGGCGGACATTTAACACATGGTAAAAATGTCAATTTCTCCGGAAAAATTTATAATTTCCAGCATTATAATGTTAGCAAAGATACTATGCAGATTGACTATGATGAACTTAGAGATACTGCAAAAAAAATTAATCCTAAATTAATTGTAGCAGGCGGAAGTGCTTATCCTAGATTCATTGATTTCAAAAAATTCAGAGAAATAGCTGATGAAGTTGGTGCTTTATTAATGGTAGATATGGCACATATTGCTGGACTTGTTGCTGCAGGTGTTCACCCTAGCCCTGTTCCTCATGCACATTTTGTTACAGGTACTACTCATAAAACTTTAAGAGGTCCTAGAGGCGGATATATAATTTCTACAGAAGAAGATTTAGCTAAAAAAATAGATAAAACTATATTTCCGGGTATACAAGGCGGTCCTTTAATGCATGTTATAGCTGCTAAAGCTGTATGTTTTAAAGAGGCTTTGGATCCTAAATTTGTTAAATATCAGGAACAGGTTATAAAAAATGCTGAGTCTATGGCTAATATGTTCCTTGCTAAAGGATATGAATTAATTTCCGGCGGTACTGATACACATTTAATATTGGTTGATGTGAAAAAATCTAAAGGCATAACAGGACAGCTTGCTGAAACTATTTTAGATAAAGCTCATATAACTATAAATAAAAACGGAATACCTTATGATACTGAATCTCCAATGGTTACTAGCGGAATAAGATTGGGTACTCCGGCAATAACTACAAGAGGATTAAAAGAAAAAGATGTTATGGAATTAACTCAATATATAGATGAAGTTTTAAGCAATAGTAATGATGAAAAAATGATTAATGCTATTGCTAAAAAAGTAGCTGCTTTATGTAAAAGATTCCCTATGTATAAATTTATAGCTGATATGTAA
- a CDS encoding cell surface protein: MKRLCLILTALIISVYSVFGYTILEDFNDFLIDENQLTIRLDRLGVLAGTENLRFMVGVEGETAGVLVDNLNSGTKGGISTFRPSAIAGFGYKTDSFAIGAGYQFKYVSGSWQAHTPIITAYALNQNLRINIPVTIGVGSGSVNEGDIAVSTDTRIEYYTGNNIFSRIRVNLKYGMYRLKANSSRSGDLAGGGNLVGMGTVGENGKYGFIKDTIGQSIGIDARGYFIAATDPILIEPQVRVVYQGSIADFTGTSYKVTPPGMDAKEGGAKFGLYNIDASNPIGAFELGSSGSIPAAPYYDFTAHNIMFTGDGASIEIGGTEYYLTKPQFIGVSMPVGFTAESEFISVYLEPAISFSMITGGINTYASSSKPVRIPPLFYSVGYLVYGELYITPKPNLEWYFEAQIGGATTVDGIGNSANSALAFNGSTGITWKF, translated from the coding sequence ATGAAACGTTTATGTTTAATTTTAACAGCTTTAATAATAAGTGTCTACAGTGTATTTGGTTATACTATTTTAGAAGACTTTAATGATTTTTTAATTGATGAAAATCAGCTTACTATAAGGCTTGACAGATTAGGAGTATTAGCAGGTACAGAGAATTTAAGGTTTATGGTAGGTGTTGAAGGAGAAACAGCAGGAGTTTTAGTTGATAATTTAAATAGTGGAACAAAAGGCGGAATAAGCACTTTCAGACCATCTGCCATAGCCGGATTCGGATACAAAACAGACAGCTTTGCCATAGGAGCCGGATATCAATTTAAATATGTATCAGGATCTTGGCAGGCACATACTCCTATAATAACTGCTTATGCTCTAAATCAAAATTTGAGAATAAATATACCTGTTACAATAGGAGTAGGAAGCGGAAGTGTTAATGAAGGAGATATAGCCGTTTCAACAGATACTAGAATAGAATATTATACAGGAAATAATATATTCAGTAGAATAAGAGTTAATCTTAAATATGGTATGTACAGATTAAAAGCCAATTCAAGCAGAAGCGGGGATTTAGCAGGAGGCGGTAACTTGGTAGGTATGGGAACAGTAGGAGAAAATGGTAAATACGGATTTATAAAAGATACTATAGGACAATCTATAGGTATAGATGCCAGAGGATATTTCATAGCAGCAACTGACCCCATATTGATAGAGCCTCAGGTAAGAGTAGTATATCAAGGATCAATAGCCGACTTTACAGGTACTTCATACAAAGTAACACCTCCTGGAATGGATGCTAAAGAAGGAGGAGCTAAATTTGGACTTTATAATATAGATGCTTCAAATCCTATAGGTGCTTTTGAATTAGGAAGTTCTGGCTCAATACCAGCTGCACCATACTATGATTTTACAGCTCATAATATAATGTTTACAGGAGATGGAGCTTCTATAGAAATAGGGGGAACAGAATATTATCTTACAAAACCTCAGTTTATAGGTGTATCTATGCCTGTAGGATTTACTGCTGAAAGCGAGTTTATAAGTGTTTATTTGGAGCCTGCTATTTCATTTTCTATGATTACAGGAGGAATTAATACCTATGCTAGCAGCTCAAAACCTGTAAGAATACCGCCTTTGTTCTACTCTGTGGGATATTTGGTATACGGTGAATTATATATCACTCCTAAGCCTAATTTGGAATGGTATTTTGAAGCTCAGATTGGAGGGGCTACTACTGTTGATGGTATTGGAAATAGTGCAAACAGTGCTCTTGCCTTCAATGGAAGTACAGGCATTACTTGGAAATTTTAA
- a CDS encoding nitrous oxide-stimulated promoter family protein has product MIKDYCVFLCYSAEEYRIYKKRENEKKTILCMIEIYCRNNHKKYHKFYNKTFGSKNICKECENIYNYASIRTDKCRFIETKTFCSACKSQCYKKDMKERIKDIMHFSGKRMLFYHPIIALKHIIVMIRHNFNKNKKINFKGII; this is encoded by the coding sequence ATGATAAAAGATTATTGCGTTTTTTTATGTTATAGTGCTGAAGAGTACAGAATATATAAAAAAAGAGAGAATGAGAAAAAAACTATTCTTTGTATGATAGAAATTTACTGCAGGAATAATCATAAAAAATATCATAAATTTTATAATAAAACTTTCGGCAGTAAAAATATTTGCAAGGAATGTGAAAACATATATAATTATGCCAGCATAAGAACCGATAAATGCAGATTTATAGAAACGAAAACTTTCTGCAGTGCATGTAAATCTCAATGCTATAAAAAAGATATGAAAGAAAGAATAAAAGATATTATGCATTTTTCTGGTAAGAGAATGCTTTTTTATCATCCTATAATAGCATTGAAACATATTATTGTTATGATAAGACATAATTTTAATAAAAATAAAAAAATTAATTTTAAAGGTATAATATGA
- a CDS encoding YbaN family protein yields MRVLFIVLGFIFVGIGAVGIVVPILPTTPFLLLASFFFAKGSKRFHDWFMSTKLYKKHLESFINSRAMTLKSKLTILLPVSAMLIITFILVNNLYARIVLVILFISKYLYFFTQIRTIKEDNINKTELDNIE; encoded by the coding sequence ATGAGAGTGTTATTTATAGTTTTAGGTTTTATTTTTGTAGGTATAGGTGCTGTGGGAATAGTTGTTCCGATTTTGCCTACTACACCTTTTCTTCTTCTCGCTTCTTTCTTTTTTGCTAAGGGTTCTAAAAGATTTCATGATTGGTTTATGTCTACAAAGCTATATAAAAAACATTTAGAAAGTTTTATTAATTCAAGAGCTATGACTTTGAAATCTAAACTTACAATACTTTTGCCTGTAAGTGCAATGCTTATAATTACATTCATTTTAGTTAATAATTTATATGCTAGAATAGTTCTTGTAATACTTTTTATTTCAAAATATTTATATTTCTTTACACAAATAAGAACTATAAAAGAAGACAATATAAATAAAACAGAATTAGATAACATAGAATAA
- a CDS encoding Gfo/Idh/MocA family protein has product MDKVNISLIGVGRMGQFHLNVVSQINQINLSGIYDADENHLNEISAKFNIRKFNSIDEAIDNADAVIIASPTIYHFEIAKKALEKGKHVLVEKPMTETYAQALELEEIVKQKNVIFQVGHVERFNGAVQELHHIIEKPYLIEARRLAPFTPRITDVGVVFDIMIHDLDIVTSLVKKAVIKFSASGKRIRTKNEDIASALLEFEDSTIATISASRVTQEKIRTLAISTEEAYFLLDYATQDITIHRQAASQSNIKTSVGINYKQESIIERVFIHRDNPLKLEDEHFANCILGKDKRFVSIEDDVNTIKLTENILKEIKKTW; this is encoded by the coding sequence ATGGATAAAGTAAATATAAGCCTTATAGGTGTAGGAAGAATGGGACAATTCCATTTAAATGTTGTAAGCCAAATAAATCAAATAAATTTATCAGGTATATATGACGCTGATGAAAATCATCTAAACGAAATATCAGCAAAATTTAATATAAGGAAATTTAATAGTATAGATGAAGCAATAGATAATGCTGATGCTGTTATAATAGCAAGCCCTACAATATATCATTTTGAAATAGCGAAAAAAGCTTTAGAAAAAGGAAAACATGTACTAGTAGAAAAACCAATGACAGAAACTTATGCTCAGGCTTTAGAATTAGAAGAAATTGTAAAACAAAAAAATGTTATATTTCAAGTTGGGCATGTTGAAAGATTTAATGGTGCCGTACAGGAACTTCATCATATAATAGAAAAACCTTATTTAATAGAAGCTAGAAGATTAGCACCTTTTACTCCTCGTATTACTGATGTAGGGGTTGTATTTGATATAATGATTCATGATTTGGATATAGTAACTTCTTTGGTGAAAAAAGCAGTAATAAAATTTTCAGCAAGCGGAAAAAGAATCAGAACAAAAAATGAAGATATTGCAAGTGCATTATTAGAATTTGAAGATTCAACTATAGCAACTATAAGTGCAAGCAGAGTAACTCAGGAAAAAATAAGAACTTTAGCCATTAGTACAGAAGAAGCATATTTCTTATTGGATTATGCCACTCAGGATATAACTATACATAGACAGGCAGCAAGTCAAAGTAATATAAAAACATCAGTTGGTATTAATTATAAGCAGGAATCTATAATAGAAAGAGTATTTATACATAGAGATAATCCGCTTAAATTAGAAGATGAACATTTTGCAAACTGCATATTAGGAAAAGATAAAAGATTCGTATCCATTGAAGATGATGTTAATACTATAAAATTAACAGAAAATATTCTAAAAGAAATTAAAAAGACTTGGTAA